The Haematobia irritans isolate KBUSLIRL chromosome 1, ASM5000362v1, whole genome shotgun sequence DNA segment CTTTATATAAAACGAACAAGAACTAAAGAGGCTTATATAGGTCTTTATTCTgccttttttatttaacatagattccatatggactaacataaAAAATTAGGAGACTAAGGTTTAATATTCATTGCATCTATAACTGTTACCAcaactcaattaatttgattggggATGACaggttttaatagaatattgtacacaatccatagtggagggtatataaaaatCGGCCGAAGACCTCCGTTTTGTTTTCGGCCGATTTTTATATATTCTGAACCGATGACAGATCCATATTCTAGCGTACATTTTACGTCATAATCTGCTCAGAAAATTCTTTAGACTACGTTTTGATAAATCAAAGTGAACTATTCTCTTTGTTTATCATCAAACGATGTTGCATAAAATTCAGTCTCGGATCTAAAAGTATTCCTAgatcaaaaaattggtcaacatacaTTAGATCGGTCTCTATGTCTACGATTATAAAATTACATATCTTtaaacataaatatatttagttGCATCCGATTTACATCACATCTTCTACTAAAGTCATCCAAATCTAATTCCGATCGCAAGGATATATGAGAATGATAAATACCAGCACCAAAGTGGCTATCTTGGGGAACACCtgaagtaaaattaatttgcatcAAAACGAtatctcaaaatttaacttcttgcACACGTTCAGTTTAATAAGACTTTATTCGTTTAATAAAAGATAGCcaaaaacatattttcaatAGTTTCAGTAATGAAAGTTTATGAGCGAATTTATCAAAACTACATCTTGACCAGTTTAGTGATTGCGCTATGTATTGCAATGTCCCTGTAGTTGGACACCTAATGTCTACTACCAGATTTGAATAAAGGTAAAATATACGATTGTTTCAAAAGATTTGCGATATACCGATTTCGgaacttttaaataaattacacaTTGTTTCAAAATAATAAGAGGAATTCCATCTGCAGCAGGTTAATAAGAATATCTTTAGGgatttaaagttttgaaaaaaacgtTATCAGTTCGCAAACATGCTGCTGAAATCAGTTTTGTTATCTTCCACCATTGATCCTCTCTTTACCCACAGTAATTGAAAATTCCCTCACGATTGTGAAGACAATTTGTACACGCAGAGCCGGAATATTATCAACtcgaacatatttttttgtcgaaaaaattacaTGGTATCGATAAACATGTAGCATGTgcaaaaacatgtttgaggtgatcatattgctTTTCAGCATATTCTTTCTGTGGGTGTATAGATACTTGAATAATTTTAACTTAGGTTTGAGGTTACTTACATaaacttcatattttatttgatcATTGAGCAAATCATTTGATGAATGACGCCATTTTGTGCGTAAATTATCAGGTAGTCCTAAAAGCAATTCCGAAGGTGCACGAATCTCTAAGGATTGGGTTGATGTAGGAGTTTGTTGGGCCGCCTTTTGGGTTGGTGGTTGAGGAGCAGGTCTGAAAATGGAGTAAACAACAATGTAAGTTAAATCCAGTTTATTACATATGTGATGCTCTTCATCGATTTGGACTCAATATCTACTGGATTGTATATTCCGAAATGTTTACCAACCTATTTTTGCGATAGCCTGTAATGGATTGTCTCtgaccaccaccaccactggAAGTAGGAATTTTATTGGTCTCATTATTTTCACCCAAAGGAGTTTTGGCTGATTTGGGTTCACGCATTTGTTTGATGAACGCAATGGATTGCAGAATGCGCCTACGGTGACCAAGTTTGTTTATTTCCAAGACAGTTTGGAGCTCCACATCCCAGACTCCACAAACACTATCCAAGGTATTGTAGAGATGTTTGCTATAAaatacaaaacacaaaaaaacttcAATAAAAGATCATGAATTACTGGAATTGAACTTACTTGAAAGATTCAATGTATTGGGGCAATTGTATGGTATTGAGCCATTGATTTAGGGAAGCTACACCTTTCAATTCCCCATTGGTTTTATTTTCCTGTTGGTTCTTAGGTGCCACTTGTGAAGGAAATTCTGCTTTGGGTAGGGTAGAGGCAAATCGTAGTAACTTTGCACCatcatttttggaaatattcatGGCTTCCAGGTCACTTTCCTCCAAAACACCATTCTGTGAAGAAGATCAAGAAATTTTAGCACTTTACCGTTTTCGATCCCTCATCTGTAGGACTTACCATAAATTTGTAATTATCATAACCATGTTCCAACAACTTTTTCTCCAATGGCCCTAGGCCAGCTCTACGTAAACGGCTCACCAACTCCTGGCGTTCTACAGGAACTTCACTATCATCAAAATCCAAATCATTTGTTGGTGATATATCCGAATTGAGAATACTACTGCCAAATGATTCCAAAATTTCGGAAATCTTTTTACGGGCCTCTTCGGCATTGAAAGGACTTAGGATACTACTCTCATGCGAGGTTGTAGAAGTTGAGTTATTGTTCGTCATGGAACTATCCTCATTGGAACTTTCTGTAGCGGGTTGAGAAGATGTTTGTGTTGTCTGTGACTGTTCTTCATTGGAGGAGCTATTAATGGAACTCTGATGACTAAGGATGTCATTGGCCGCTGGTTTAGGTGTGGCATCCTTGATTTCAGTCATTGTCGTTTGGGAATTGGTATTTTTGGGAATGTTATTTTCAACCACAGTTTTAGGTTCATTCAACTCTTCGTATAGATCATCCGAGTCATTGGTCATTTCATGATCCAAATCCAATGCATTCGTTGTCTCAATCGTTGTCACCGTTGTTTGATCTTCTTGCGAGGGTATTTGTGGTCCTGGGGTCTTAAAGAGCCTTCTCTCTGGTATTATGGGTTTGGCGGGTATTGGTGGCCTTGGTTTCTGGGCCATTTGTTCAGTGATACTACTATGGGCTGTAGTGGAAATTCCCCGTTTCTTGTGTATGGTAGCATAAACAGGCACCTGTGTTTGCGGAGGCAGTTGCTGTTGTGGTCGCGGAGGAGGCAGTTGAACTTGAGGTGGGTTAATTTTCGAGACTTTGTTAACTGTTGCATAAGCAGGCTCTACTTTCTGCTGTTTATTATTGGTATTCGAGGAGCCCTTGAGCAGGCCAGCCAATGGCTGATCGCCCACAAATTCTTCGACATTATCGGTGGAACCACTATGATCCGAAAGCGATATACTTGAACTCAGAGAAGCCATTGATCCCCGAGCTGCTCTAGATCCTATAGTAGAATAGATGTTCGAAGAAATTGCATCGAGATTTGCTGCATTGGGCTGTATATAAGCGTAATCATAATGCGAAGTGGGTTTCGCATTGGAATTAATTTGCCTCAGGGGTGAGGTTCCCATATCGATTAgaagttgttgttgtttctgcAATTGTAATAAAGCCGATCGTCGTTTATATTCCTGGCTCAGAGGTCTTATACGTTCATGGATAACTTTCTCAGCATGACTTGACGATGGTGGAGGATGATCGGGCGTTGGTGGTTGCTTATAGTTTGTGGGACTTTGTGGAATTTGCGATCCATTATCAACATCACCATTATCACCTAACGTTATGGAACTGGGGAAATAGTGAACTAGTGTTAGTTGAATCTGACAATTCCAATTTAATTGGAATACTTACTAGCTATTACGATTTCTCTTCAATTTGCGATTTGGATTATATGATTTCAATGTGGGATTATCACTGTTTAGCGTTTCGTTTGTagtattatttaaatttctagGTGCTGGTTTTGGTCTCTTCATGGAATTTGTTATATCCTGATTGGAATTTGGCACTAGATTTTCAATATCTCCTGTGTGATGGCGTTTCTCTAGCATATCGGCTGTAAGGAAAGAAAAGAGGAGGGAGAGTTTTAAACAACATTTCCAAGATTGCTTTGAGACacgtataaaaatcaaaacgaaaacaTATGAGACTTGCTTCCCCAGGAGATTCAATAAGTATCATATGAGAGCCTTTGTGGACCGTTATGGCCTATTTGTAGTACGCGTTTAACTATTTCAATAacatctactttaaaataaagaatttttttaaggaaagttCACAATCTTTGCTCCATCGCTTTTTGCTttctccgccagtaatctaaagctatatgcctttAAAATACGTTTACGTCTCATACAAAATTCAGGAAattctcacacaagaggtgtttgatTGATTCCATCATGACAGTTTATGCAGTAGTAACTATACTTCACGCcaatagattttgcaaactctATCTATCAGGCATCCACCCGTCaatgcagatatcaggagttgtATTTGACATCTATAACACATTAGCAACTAGATCGTTTATCGGTTTAAGTTAAGATGGACCCTTATTTCTTTGGTGTCGTTGCAACCCTAGCAATTATCTCATCggacttctcacgcagtatgagcttgaaaCGGAATAAggatcccctggaatatgtaaggtaactcctagccttgctaactcacccgcttcgcagttccccggtatgttcctttgTCCAGGCaaacatattaggtgaatattgtactcctaagccatctcgttgagagatttgcggctgtCGTTTTCAAGTTAAGGAacgcagagtccaaggattttattgcaggttgactgtaatGCTAACACTTGTTGGGCCATTGCTTCACAGCCAATTTGCCACTTCTTTTATTCCTAATATtacagcctgaaaaatactacagtaaataggaatttttttagctATTCCAGGTTTTTAGAATATTCGGAGTATATTGTCCATCCAATTGGAAGCCATCGGTGTAGACATGTATATAATGTTTATTCCCCGGGATCTGTGTGCATCACTTCTCACAGATGTTTCAAATTTCTTGTCGAAAGGAGGTGTCGCAAGAACGCAATCTAcacccaagaaaaaaaaaaacgtttggataacgtgtaccgaaaaggttttttttgttagaattttttgaattccttcgaaaatttttattttttcaataaaaaaattatttttgaaccaacaatacagtccatttcgtttatatcaagatcTGTTCTttcctgactttaagtctttaatgagacacattttacagtttcatagtaaaaatttaatatagtagtatgtaatgttgaacaccttttcggattCTTCCGAACATATATTATGTagccaaaaaaataaacaaacaaaaaacataccaggacccttggtatgcaagtcgGATGTAGCAACCGCTGCTCCACGATGCCcaattaaatgtatgtttctgtaaaattaaatttgtttaatcggctcgtgggcgccgcaaactatgctatataaatataacttataacgataattgtctattgatgacaataacagctacgtagctcagtggatagtgtgttggcgtaCAGATTGCATggaccgcggttcgattctccgtccaggcgaaaggtaaaattaaaaacaaaaaattataaaatcgaataatttcttctttgtttgtattacagaaaaaggtgctaagaactaaacacactcgtggaagtgagaaatatgtgagggaaaatgcaattagccagaaaagatttttttttgagttagtctttatgaaattgtttttacatcctggaaaagaataaacgtttatcacaaaaagtatacacttttcttccaaataaacttccttacagcgaaaagcaaatgagaaacgatctttgtctgtctaaaatttcgtttgggcggaaagaaatatttgttttgcgTGTACTCagattggtacattattttgagAAACGAAATATGACGGTGCGTTGTTTCAGACCCTAGAGATAGGTGAGGTGTAATAGCAGCCCCATATTTCAAGCCCACGTACACTATTCAGATTGTCCTTACTTTaacatttttggtattgattccgagccaaagaggcAAGGACTACCCTTTAAatttggttttgtgtacttgcttctaggaagcaaatcttagttttttgttttttcagcattttttttcttcatatgctatcaaagtactTTAATAACGGGTtaaagacaactttatttttcaaattcagactcgacttccagtagaaattatgctatgtttccagtaaaaaacatctttaaaataaagtgttgaaaaacatgtcctatttttgaacgaatttttgctgtgtagtcaagatgcaaaaagacaacaaatttaaagacaattccattaattttaaagaatatttctgaattattaaagttgacctcaaaatgtttttcttttatgatatgatactcatttttaagtcaaatcacttaattataaggacataacgacttcattgaaaagtttatcgacttttggacaaggaaaacaattcgtcttctacgctaagcaaagtttgcattcgtattttaaagacatgtaatctttggcctcacgacaaaattttttgcagtgTGGGAATAGCTTTGTTGATATTCAGCAAAAAGTGAATAATATtattcctaattttaattttatttatcccaGATTTTAAGATAATAGCTTCCTATAAAatgctttaattaaaaatgaggtTTTTGCCGGAATCAATATCGAAATCCTTAAtggaaggaaaaaaaaaaataaaaaatctatggatccaagtaaacttgtgTTTATGTGCAAACTCTTAGGTCAACTTACAGACACGTTGATCTGACTAAAAATCATGACATGGCCAATGGAATATAATCTTGAAAATCACACATTTTCCTAGCAAACAATAGTGATTTTCAATGTTAAGAATTCTCTACACAATGATTGCGGATAGTTTATAAGATAATCAAGAAAACAATTTAACTTACTGCTCGAACTTAATGATATTCCTGCTGCAGATCTCGTTGTTTCTCTTGCACTGGCAAATAGTCGACTTCCACGTTGTCGCTCAGACAATTGTGATTCATCGAAACTCATGCCACCCACACTACCATGACTCTGATGCGAAAAAGGACTATCATTCGAAGGACTCCGTGCTTGACGACGACCATGGGTTCCCTGCTGCTGATGATTGGGTGATGTGTAGCTAAAAGGTTGTCCACTATTGGTGGGTGAGACAGAGAGATTACGGCGTGGTGGTTTCTTAGGTGGAGCTGCAGGACCAAAACTGCTCATAATGGGTGTTTGACCAACGAAACTGGAAACTCCACCTACAGGGCCAAAAATGAACGGGGATTATATAAAGATAATTTATAAAGTTTGTTGTAATAAATACCTGTTGAACATCTTGATCTGGGCGATACGGAAGATGGTTCAAAACTACTCATAGAAGAAGAGGGACTGACACCTATGTCACTGTTAGGTAGAGAAAAGGAAAAATAGTTAAGTTGCAGGAAAAGTAATTTCTAATGTAATTAAAAGTTTGTATGAAGTTATTtccttaatttaattataagatTATTACTAAAGCAAACCAATATATGTTctatcgtctttaaaataaagggttaaaagaaatatcatatttttgaatgtttgtttgcttttgtagtcaaaataaaaagatttaacaaacttaaagtcaGTTTCTTTaagtttgaagaatttttcagaattattaaatccacgttgaccttagtcaaacaaaattttcttcaatgtaaagatacccatttttaagtcgaagcacttaactataaggacaacaggacttcatagaaaagtttgtagacTTTATGACAAGGAAACAAACCTTATATCAGCGAAatatgtcttctatgctaagcacaattagcattcgtattttaagcacaataaaactttggccactattttttcagtgtagcattaAATCTACTCTGAACAAACTTTTGATCTATTATAAAAGATTATGtaccctaaattttaggacactcaatttacaaaatattgaggacaaattgttttaaaataaagaagttgtatttatttttcattaaatttaaatttgaaatgtgCGCCTCTCCCTTAAAGTCGtaaataaggcaaattttccttaaagtaatgaaaagaatttttgattttaagaaataatattgaatctttaaatttaagataaaacgctACAAATCTATGCTAAAACTTAtttagttttctaaatttttttataccctacatcataggatgggggtatattaactttgtcattccgtttgtaacacatcgaaatattgctctaagaccccataaagtatatatattctgggtcgtggtgaaattctgagtcgatctaagcatgtcggtccgtccgtccgtccgtctgttgaaatcacgataacttccgaacgaaacaagctatcgacttgaaacttggcacaagtagttgttatcgatgtaggtcgtccgtccgtctgttgaaatcacgataacttccgaacgaaacaagctatcgacttgaaacttggcacaagtagttgttatcgatgtaggtcggatggtattgaaaatgggccatatcggtctacttttacgtatagcccccatataaagggaccctcagatttggcttgtagagcctctaacagaagcatatttcatccgatccggctgaaatttggtatatggtgttggtatatggtctctaacaaccatgcaaaaattggtccatatcggtccacttttacgtatagcctccatattaacggacccccaaatttggcttgcgattgctctaaaagaagcaaatttcatccgatcaggctgaaatttggtacatggtgttggtatatggtctctaacaaccatgcgaatattggtccatatcggttcacttttacgtatagcccccatataaacggacccccaaatttggcttgcgattgctctaagagaagcaaatttcatccgatccggctgaaatttggtacatgctgttagtatatggtctctaccaaccatgcaaaaattggtccacatcggtccataattatatatagcccctatataaaccgatccccagatttggcttgcggagcctaaaagagaagcaaatttcatccgatccggctgaaatttggtacatgatgttggtatatggtctctaacaaccatgcaaaaattggttcatatcggtccataattatatatagcccccataaaccgatccccagatttatcttgtggagcctctaacagaaccatatttcatccgatccggctgaaatttggtacatggtgttggtatatggtctctaacaaccgtgcaaaaattggtccacatcggtccataattatatatagcccccatataaaccgatcgccagatttggcttgcggagcctaaaggagaagcaaatttcatccgatccggctgaaatctggtatatggtgttggtatatggtctctaacaaccatgcaaaaattggtccacatcggtctataattatatatagcccccatataaaccgatctccagatttggcttgcaaagcctcaaagagaggcaaattgcatccgatccggctgaaatttggtacatggtattggtatatggtctctaccaaccatgcaaaaattggtccacatcggttcataattatatatagcccccatataaaacgatccccagatttggcttgcgaagtctccaagagaagcaaatttcatccaatccggttgtaatttggaacatggtgttagtatatgatctttaacaaccgtgccagaattggtccatatcggtccataattatatatagcccccatataaagcgttctccagatttgacctccggagcctcttggaggagcaaaattcatccgatccggttcaaattaggaacgtggtgttagtatatggtcgctaacaaccataccaaaattggtccaatcacacaaaaattggtccatatcggtccataatcatggttgccactagagccaaaaataatctaccaaaatttttttctatagaaaattttgtcaaaattttatttctatagaaaattttgtcaaaatttgatttctagagaaaattttgttaaaattttattcggttcataatcatggttgccactcgagccaaaaataatctaccaagattttatttctatagaaaattttgtcaaaagtttatttctatagaaaattttgttaaaattttatttctctagaaaattttctcaaaattttctttctatagaaaattttgtcatacaatttagaagatggtgttaggaggatttaagatgccttgccatcggcaagcgttaccgcaacttaagtaattcgattgtggatggcagtgtttagaagaagtttctacgcaatccatgatagagggtacataagcttcggcctggccgaacttacggccgtatatacttgttttattttaaagaagccgcatctgtgGCTCAGTAACAAAATCTTTAATACGATTTTTTAGTGTAGGCTCTacaaaattatgttaggatatagATCGCCATTATCGAACGTGCATTCTTTGTTTGCGATGTATGTAGaaagctattcatgtacaaataaatgccaatttaaaaattcaaattataaaaagtacttcaaaataaaaaatgtttttttaattaacaaaaaaaaactccaaatcaaatatgcaaaatccttaaaataaaattaagcctatatttgaaacatttttcttttatctAAAAActcgatatatttttttaaatcgaatcaGTTTTTCTTTGCATTAAGGAAAATTGGCCTTACTTCAAGGACATATTTCAGTAACGGAAAtaggcaaattttaaatttatataaatttaccctatttttaattttaatttttaaagttaagattacaaaatttctttgatttaaatattttttatttaaaaaaaaatgtatttaataatatgtacattttttccttaaatttgggTCTCATAATCTTTTATATTAGCTCAAGAATTTGTAtccgtatatacggccgtaagttcggccaggccgaattttatgtaccctccaccatggattgcatagaaacttgtactaaagactgtcatccacaatcgaattacttgtgttgcggtcacatttgccgatggtaaggtatcttcaaACTTCTTAACAGCGTCTTCTCaactgtaagttagtccatacggggtgtatattaaacaaaaataaaaaaggccgattaaatacgtatataattcagtttgccaaaattttctatagacataaaattttgacaaaattttctatagaaataaaattttgacaaaattttctatagaaataaaaccttgacaaaattttgtatactaataaaattttgaaaaaattttctagagaaataaaagtgtggtagatttttttggggatcggctatatataaccaagtttgccatggttgttagcggccatatactagcgcaatgtaccaaatttcacaacgtaccaaatttcagccggatcagatgaaatttgcttctcctagaggctccgcaagccaaatcggaggttcagtttatatgggggtatatataattattgaccgatgtggaccaatttttgcgtagttgctaGAGaacatgtacttacaccatgtaccacaattTCAGccctattgaataaaattttcttctcttagaggccaaatcgggggatcggtttacatgggagctatatataattatggaccgatgtggaccactttttgcatagttatgagAGATCAtaggctgacaccatgtacaaaatttctgccggatcgagtgaaatttgcttctcttagaggctccgcaatccaaatctggggatcggtttatatgggggctatatataattatggaccgatttggaccattttttgcatgctttttagagaccatatactaacactatgtaccaaatttcagccggatcggataaaattttcttctcttataggatccccaagccaaattatatatagcctatctccaaaaataatctaccaaaattttatttctatagtaaaattttattactatagaaaattttgtcaaaattttattactatagacaattttgtcaagattttgtttctatagaaaattttgtcaaaatgttatttctataaaaaatttggtcaaaatttttttactatacaaacttttgtcaagattttatttctacactgaaaaaacagtgaacccaccaggaagaaaacttttgattaattttagaaaattttgaatatttttagaaatttttaactgaacAGTACTACAAGCGCTGACATcacaccgatatcacaaaaataagttaatatttttcgacaaattcaagaaaatttattagacgtagataagttttttcacttgttaaagaaaattttttactttgaaggaaaaaattggagttgaaaattgcaagaatgtctttagtgacatacgaagttcatgatggacgcctttgtagtaaaatttacaaattaaaagaaataatgaactattttgtgaggaatacgaatttagtaaatctgtatgcttaatttgtgtaaaatttttcccGTTGTTTATTTAGTTCATTtatctaacgtacgcaaaaacatATTGGAGTAAAGGaatctttctccaaacatagtaattgtatgaactaaaatatagttaaattggctttagtgaaatagagagttcactttttttaagtgtatacaaaattttgtcaaattttattgcaatagaaaattttgtcaaaattgtattgttataggaaatttttgtcaaactgaattatttacgtatttaatcggccttttttatttaatatatactccgtatggactaacttacaattgagaacacggtgttaagaagttttaagataccttgccatcggaaagtgTTAAAgcaaacccaagtaattcgattgtggatgacagtctttagtacaagtttctatgcaatccatggtggtgggtgcataagattcggcctggccgaacttacggccgtatatacttgtttatgatgcattctaacgcttgcctgaaacgcttgatctcaaatatttccaaaaaatcgcaattttactagaatggatttagtagcattacttttcgacaaaattttaataatttgtattattttagtaattcttactctgtttttaacctatttgaaaaaaaaagttaaaagtacccattaaaaatatgacaaaaagcgagttataaaaaattgaattaaaattaaacttcctgagtagttaagataaagaac contains these protein-coding regions:
- the LOC142221130 gene encoding uncharacterized protein LOC142221130, giving the protein MGKDQEFLEAARNGNISHIEKVLNQKAKRAGPLASLRRGTGVNVQDSGGYSALHHACLNGHTDIVRLLLNHEASPNLPDMRGSSPLHLASWAGEEEIVKLLLTHPYRPANPDLQTIEKETPLHCAAQHGHTGALSILLAHEADPNMRNTRGETPLDLACQYGRLQAVQILIRAHPELLAPYTVQATENQGNNRSRHSSPLPNSGSMSTPSPSSPATPIRCVFPHTCLHLASRNGHKAVVEVLLNSGVNVNLLTPSGSALHEAALCGKESVVRTLLKSGIDLNATDAEDRTVLDILKEFPPHVTKHIIDVINNFRNQMDTDDGDEVIYRHQQSSTTTLQRNHHQKQQHNNHYHFNSNNHLLNHSLSMQQSSYSKQRFSSGATFNGGGKSLDSGLQLDETSSSTGTGGGGGGGGNRFYHDTLNSPVRSQSNTSQNDIGVSPSSSMSSFEPSSVSPRSRCSTGGVSSFVGQTPIMSSFGPAAPPKKPPRRNLSVSPTNSGQPFSYTSPNHQQQGTHGRRQARSPSNDSPFSHQSHGSVGGMSFDESQLSERQRGSRLFASARETTRSAAGISLSSSTDMLEKRHHTGDIENLVPNSNQDITNSMKRPKPAPRNLNNTTNETLNSDNPTLKSYNPNRKLKRNRNSYSITLGDNGDVDNGSQIPQSPTNYKQPPTPDHPPPSSSHAEKVIHERIRPLSQEYKRRSALLQLQKQQQLLIDMGTSPLRQINSNAKPTSHYDYAYIQPNAANLDAISSNIYSTIGSRAARGSMASLSSSISLSDHSGSTDNVEEFVGDQPLAGLLKGSSNTNNKQQKVEPAYATVNKVSKINPPQVQLPPPRPQQQLPPQTQVPVYATIHKKRGISTTAHSSITEQMAQKPRPPIPAKPIIPERRLFKTPGPQIPSQEDQTTVTTIETTNALDLDHEMTNDSDDLYEELNEPKTVVENNIPKNTNSQTTMTEIKDATPKPAANDILSHQSSINSSSNEEQSQTTQTSSQPATESSNEDSSMTNNNSTSTTSHESSILSPFNAEEARKKISEILESFGSSILNSDISPTNDLDFDDSEVPVERQELVSRLRRAGLGPLEKKLLEHGYDNYKFMNGVLEESDLEAMNISKNDGAKLLRFASTLPKAEFPSQVAPKNQQENKTNGELKGVASLNQWLNTIQLPQYIESFNKHLYNTLDSVCGVWDVELQTVLEINKLGHRRRILQSIAFIKQMREPKSAKTPLGENNETNKIPTSSGGGGQRQSITGYRKNRPAPQPPTQKAAQQTPTSTQSLEIRAPSELLLGLPDNLRTKWRHSSNDLLNDQIKYEVYYLGSTVVKELRGTESTRKSIQKLKQDAQHTTATNMLMSSQSESNAARNQSFNKQKRILVALAISHHGVEFLDVNTKNTICEHEIQNINCACQDSDDLRHFAYITKENDVHYCHVFYVESLDLASDIILTIGQAFEVAYQLALRDGITSTPLATLNHSILQGLDYSKQQTASASNNKTQEA